In one Podarcis muralis chromosome 7, rPodMur119.hap1.1, whole genome shotgun sequence genomic region, the following are encoded:
- the LOC144328506 gene encoding TATA-box-binding protein translates to MDQNNSLPPYAQGLASPQGAMTPGIPIFSPMMPYGTGLTPQPVQSTNSLSILEEQQRQQQQAAAQQSTSQSTQGASGQTPQLFHSQTLTTAPLPGTTPLYPSPMTPMTPITPATPASESSGIVPQLQNIVSTVNLGCKLDLKTIALRARNAEYNPKRFAAVIMRIREPRTTALIFSSGKMVCTGAKSEEQSRLAARKYARVVQKLGFPAKFLDFKIQNMVGSCDVKFPIRLEGLVLTHQQFSSYEPELFPGLIYRMIKPRIVLLIFVSGKVVLTGAKVRAEIYEAFENIYPILKGFRKTT, encoded by the coding sequence ATGGATCAAAACAACAGTTTACCACCCTATGCCCAGGGTTTAGCATCCCCTCAGGGTGCGATGACTCCTGGTATCCCTATATTTAGTCCTATGATGCCCTATGGCACGGGGCTCACACCCCAACCTGTTCAGAGCACCAACAGTTTATCTATTCTGGAAGAGCAACAGAGGCaacagcagcaagcagcagcacaGCAGTCCACATCACAATCCACACAGGGTGCATCCGGTCAAACGCCGCAGCTCTTCCACTCACAGACACTTACTACAGCCCCTTTACCAGGAACCACACCTCTCTACCCCTCTCCGATGACCCCCATGACCCCAATAACTCCCGCAACACCTGCCTCTGAAAGCTCTGGGATTGTACCACAGCTACAGAATATTGTGTCTACAGTGAATCTTGGTTGCAAACTGGACCTCAAAACCATTGCCCTTCGTGCTCGAAATGCTGAATACAACCCTAAGCGTTTTGCTGCTGTAATCATGAGAATAAGAGAGCCACGTACCACCGCCCTCATATTCAGTTCTGGGAAAATGGTGTGTACAGGGGCGAAGAGTGAGGAGCAGTCCAGGTTAGCTGCCAGGAAGTATGCCAGAGTTGTGCAGAAATTAGGCTTTCCAGCCAAATTCTTGGATTTTAAGATTCAGAATATGGTGGGCAGCTGTGATGTGAAATTCCCCATCAGGCTCGAAGGATTGGTACTTACGCATCAACAGTTTAGCAGTTATGAGCCAGAATTGTTTCCTGGTTTAATTTACAGAATGATCAAGCCAAGAATTGTGCTGCTTATATTTGTTTCTGGGAAGGTAGTTTTAACAGGTGCAAAAGTCAGAGCTGAAATCTACGAAGCATTTGAAAATATATATCCTATTTTAAAAGGATTCAGAAAGACAACGTAA